In the genome of Cytophagales bacterium, one region contains:
- the rlmB gene encoding 23S rRNA (guanosine(2251)-2'-O)-methyltransferase RlmB, whose product MENIKLIYGIRPVLEALTAGKEIDKLFIKSGFNNEKITELIKLAQKLKIPVLNVPAEKLNRLTKGNHQGIVCIISPINFASLHHIIDETFRSAQNPLLLILDRITDVKNFGAIVRSAECAGVNAIIIPGKGSASINADAVKTSAGALNYLPVCRTNNLLSTIEYLKDSGLQVIACTENGDKYIYDTDFRDPVAIILGSEEYGIHPQYTKLADSTVKIPLSGKIGSLNVSVAAGIVIYEVVRQRIYNLG is encoded by the coding sequence ATGGAAAATATAAAATTAATATATGGCATAAGACCTGTTCTTGAAGCTCTTACTGCAGGTAAGGAAATTGATAAACTGTTTATCAAAAGTGGATTCAACAATGAAAAAATAACAGAGCTTATAAAATTAGCACAAAAGCTGAAAATCCCTGTTTTAAATGTGCCTGCTGAAAAATTAAACCGGTTAACAAAAGGAAATCATCAAGGGATTGTCTGCATTATTTCACCAATAAATTTTGCTTCACTCCATCACATTATTGATGAAACTTTCCGGAGCGCTCAAAATCCACTTTTATTGATCCTTGACAGGATAACAGATGTAAAAAATTTCGGGGCTATAGTACGAAGTGCAGAATGCGCTGGTGTAAATGCCATTATAATACCTGGTAAAGGAAGCGCCAGTATCAATGCTGATGCTGTCAAAACATCTGCTGGCGCTTTGAACTATTTGCCGGTATGCAGGACCAATAACCTGCTATCAACCATTGAGTACCTGAAAGACAGCGGTTTACAGGTAATAGCTTGTACGGAAAATGGTGATAAATATATCTATGACACAGATTTTCGTGATCCGGTAGCAATTATATTGGGTTCGGAAGAATATGGTATTCATCCGCAATATACTAAATTGGCAGATTCAACTGTAAAAATCCCACTATCAGGAAAAATCGGATCTTTAAACGTCTCTGTAGCTGCCGGAATTGTTATTTATGAAGTAGTGAGGCAAAGGATATACAATCTGGGTTAA
- a CDS encoding sodium-dependent transporter, whose translation MALPTQQRGQWGSSLGFILAASGSAVGLGNIWRFPYITGENGGGAFVLIYLLCVVLIGIPLLFNEIAMGRLTGKNPIGAFQNLKPKSAWVITGLLCILACFFVMSYYSVIAGWTIGYIYTTLFNIETDFHTFIATPEYVIPLLAIFIVLTILIVVGGVEKGIERWSKVLMPVLLFLILVVIVRSVTLDGAMEGIKYYLIPDFGKINGKVVLAALGQAFFSMSVGWGLMITYGSYLPKTQNIVSAGVWIAFADTSVALLGGLMIFPAVFALGLSPAQGPTLTFEVLPKVFEAMPFGNIVGALFFLLLMIAALTSSISMLEVPVSYFVDEHKTKRKYAAWIVGGLAFVFGLPSALSQGCSETLTKMSFLGKTSFLDIMDHIWGTSVITIICLLLSLFAGWAIDTKKIVFELNIGAPVFGKPLFGKITLSHIWVFFIKVICPLVIGLVLLNLFGIF comes from the coding sequence ATGGCTTTACCAACTCAACAACGCGGCCAATGGGGTTCCAGCTTAGGTTTCATTTTGGCAGCTTCAGGATCAGCAGTAGGATTGGGAAATATATGGAGATTTCCTTACATAACAGGTGAAAATGGCGGGGGAGCGTTTGTTCTTATTTACCTGCTATGTGTAGTTCTGATAGGAATACCCCTGTTATTCAATGAAATAGCAATGGGACGGCTTACCGGTAAAAATCCTATCGGCGCTTTTCAAAATTTAAAACCAAAAAGCGCCTGGGTGATCACAGGTTTGCTTTGCATTTTAGCCTGTTTTTTTGTGATGAGCTACTACAGTGTGATCGCAGGCTGGACTATCGGTTATATCTACACTACACTCTTTAATATTGAAACTGATTTTCATACATTTATTGCAACTCCTGAATATGTTATCCCACTTTTAGCAATATTTATTGTATTGACCATTCTTATTGTTGTGGGAGGAGTTGAAAAAGGTATAGAACGCTGGTCTAAAGTGTTGATGCCGGTATTGCTGTTTTTAATTCTTGTTGTGATTGTCCGCAGTGTTACCTTAGATGGAGCTATGGAAGGAATCAAATACTATCTTATTCCTGATTTTGGTAAAATAAATGGTAAAGTCGTATTGGCTGCGTTGGGGCAGGCATTCTTTTCCATGAGTGTAGGCTGGGGACTTATGATCACTTATGGCTCTTACCTGCCTAAGACCCAAAATATTGTTTCAGCAGGTGTATGGATTGCTTTTGCCGATACTTCGGTGGCTCTTTTAGGCGGCTTGATGATCTTCCCTGCAGTTTTTGCCCTTGGACTATCACCGGCACAAGGGCCAACATTAACTTTTGAAGTATTACCCAAAGTTTTTGAGGCAATGCCTTTTGGCAACATAGTAGGAGCGCTATTCTTTCTATTGCTTATGATAGCAGCGTTGACATCTTCCATTTCCATGTTGGAGGTACCTGTTTCTTATTTTGTTGATGAACATAAAACAAAACGAAAATATGCTGCGTGGATCGTTGGTGGTTTGGCTTTCGTATTTGGCTTACCTTCAGCGCTGTCACAGGGTTGTTCAGAAACACTTACAAAAATGTCCTTTTTAGGTAAGACGAGCTTCCTGGATATTATGGATCATATCTGGGGCACTTCTGTTATTACAATTATTTGCTTATTACTTAGCTTGTTTGCCGGCTGGGCAATAGATACAAAAAAGATAGTTTTTGAATTAAATATTGGCGCTCCGGTTTTTGGTAAGCCCCTGTTTGGTAAAATAACATTATCACACATTTGGGTATTTTTTATCAAAGTTATTTGTCCTCTGGTCATCGGTCTTGTCTTGTTGAATTTATTTGGAATTTTTTAG